The Parachlamydia acanthamoebae genome has a window encoding:
- a CDS encoding lanthionine synthetase C family protein, whose amino-acid sequence MLEILQIKEIDQRLIRSIENMTDPDRVKGVMLDQKSQNPDPYWPFERIWNPLSLAEGYPGLLILFAELNGHNLINADDVVHQYVLRIKETIESQGLNPDLSLYNGIAGICFSLHLASCKRMRYQKMLKTLDEYLLRRIEKQYLEPIRICLSNETPVMVKLYDPIQGITGIGRYILENTSQEAMDCTIKIIKVLIDLVRPIKVEGKKVPGWYVSGQDPLNYRVQDGLSKGNFNLGLAHGVTGILAYLSIASIRGIEVEGQKDAINIIANWLQAKSFVFNESMIWPFYVSFEEEVNEYDEPSVPSRDAWCYGTPGVARSLYLAGKALGDQGLKLLAKKAFQGIFRRSFEQWEIPSPILCHGIAGLLAITQEMANEEDGEDLFEEIEKLKFLLYSAYQQEAAFGFKDIEPCRRGGQIELDKIGYLEGSVGAILSLLPLSQEHSTWKLPLLIHE is encoded by the coding sequence ATGTTGGAAATCCTTCAGATAAAAGAAATAGATCAGCGTTTAATTAGATCTATAGAAAACATGACAGATCCTGATCGGGTGAAAGGGGTTATGCTCGATCAAAAATCTCAAAATCCCGATCCATACTGGCCGTTTGAAAGAATTTGGAATCCTCTTTCCTTGGCTGAAGGATATCCTGGGTTGTTAATTCTTTTCGCCGAGCTCAATGGCCATAACCTCATAAATGCCGATGATGTCGTTCATCAATATGTTTTAAGGATTAAAGAAACAATTGAATCTCAAGGTTTAAATCCAGATTTATCTCTTTATAACGGTATTGCTGGAATTTGTTTTTCTTTACATCTTGCGTCATGTAAGAGAATGCGTTATCAAAAAATGCTAAAGACTTTAGATGAATACTTATTAAGAAGGATTGAGAAACAATATTTAGAACCGATTCGTATATGTCTCTCTAATGAGACTCCTGTTATGGTTAAACTTTATGACCCCATACAGGGAATTACTGGTATTGGGCGCTATATTTTGGAAAATACCTCCCAGGAAGCAATGGATTGCACTATTAAGATTATTAAGGTGCTGATTGATCTAGTCCGGCCCATCAAAGTTGAGGGGAAAAAAGTTCCTGGTTGGTATGTATCAGGGCAAGATCCTCTTAATTATCGTGTTCAGGATGGATTGTCGAAGGGAAATTTCAATTTAGGTTTAGCCCATGGCGTGACTGGTATTTTAGCGTATTTATCTATTGCTTCTATAAGGGGAATTGAAGTAGAGGGGCAAAAGGATGCGATCAACATCATTGCTAATTGGTTACAAGCAAAGAGTTTTGTATTTAATGAATCTATGATTTGGCCATTTTATGTTTCTTTTGAAGAAGAAGTAAATGAATATGATGAACCTAGTGTACCTTCTAGAGATGCTTGGTGCTATGGAACGCCTGGGGTTGCCCGATCACTTTATTTAGCAGGGAAAGCCCTTGGAGATCAGGGGCTAAAATTATTAGCTAAAAAAGCATTCCAGGGGATTTTTCGACGTTCTTTCGAACAATGGGAGATTCCATCACCAATACTATGCCATGGTATCGCAGGTCTATTAGCAATAACTCAAGAAATGGCAAATGAAGAGGATGGTGAGGATTTATTTGAAGAAATTGAAAAATTAAAGTTTCTCTTATATTCTGCTTATCAACAAGAGGCTGCTTTTGGCTTCAAAGATATTGAGCCTTGTCGTCGAGGAGGCCAAATCGAATTAGATAAGATAGGATATTTAGAGGGAAGCGTAGGAGCGATTTTAAGTTTGCTACCATTATCACAAGAACACTCAACATGGAAACTTCCACTTTTAATTCATGAATGA
- a CDS encoding FDLD family class I lanthipeptide, translating to MEITRNFQQFIPIEPQEKKQLIVPEEKVEDFYDLDIKISEQKLQPHQQTLSTYTCGTCAASVCPCHITDATGSACNC from the coding sequence ATGGAAATTACTAGAAACTTTCAACAATTTATACCTATTGAACCACAAGAAAAAAAACAATTGATCGTCCCTGAAGAGAAGGTAGAAGATTTCTATGATTTAGACATTAAAATTAGTGAACAAAAGCTTCAACCGCATCAGCAGACATTAAGTACGTATACTTGCGGAACCTGCGCTGCAAGCGTCTGTCCTTGCCACATTACAGATGCTACAGGAAGTGCTTGTAATTGCTAA